The Porphyromonas sp. oral taxon 275 DNA window CGTACGCAGACGGGCGAACTGCTTCGGGTGGATGTACTCCACGACGGGCAGATGGCGGCGCGTGGGCTGTAGGTACTGTCCTATCGTCATGATGGAGACACCGCGGGCACGCGCATCGTCCATCAGCTCCAGCACCTCATCCTCCGTCTCCCCGAGGCCAAGCATGATGCCCGTCTTGGCAGGGATGCCACTGGCGGCGATGCGCTCGAGCACGCTCAGCGAGGTCTCGTAGGTCGCGACATGGCGCACCTCGGGCGTGAGGCGGCGGATGGTCTCGAGGTTATGAGATATGATCTTGGGCTGGCAGGCGATGATCTTGTCCACGAGGTCCAGGTGACCATTGAAGTCAGGGATCAGCACCTCGATGGTGACCTCGGGCGTCGTGCGCTTGATCGCCTCGATGGTCTCCACCCAGTGCTGCGCTCCGTAGTCAGGCAGGTCGTCGCGGTCTACGCTGGTGATGACGGCGTGGCGCAGCTCCATCTTCTTGATGCTCTGGGCAACCTTAAGCGGCTCGAGGGGGTCAAGCGCTGCGGGGTTCTTGCCCGAGAGCGTGTTGCAGAAGCGGCAGGCACGCGTACAGACCGCGCCTCCGATCATGAAGGTAGCGGTACCGGCGCTCCAGCATTCGCCTTGGTTGGGGCAGCGTCCGCTGTGGCAGATGGTGTTCAGCCCATGCCCCTCGATGGTCTGCTTGGTGTCGGTGAAGGTAGCGTTGTCGCCGAGGCGTATCTTGAGCCACTCGGGCTTGCGTACACGCACTACATTGCGTGCCTTGGGTGCTGCGGTCTCTTGTTGCATCGTCTAAGTAAAGGCCAGGGGACGGAGCGTGCCGCCCCGCTGGGAGTCTAGGTGCGTACTACAGGTGAGCCTTGAGGTAGGAGATCATCTTCTTATAAAGATGGTCGCGCGTCTTGCCCCCGTAGATGCTGTGATTCTTGTCCGTGTAGATCGCCATGTCGAAGGGCAGGTCCGCCTGGACGAAGCGCTCGGCGACGTCCATGGCATTCTGGACATGCACGTTGTCGTCGGCACTCCCATGTATAAGCAGCAGACGGCTGCGAAGGTTCGCTGCGACCTCGAGGACGGACGAGGCCTTGTAGCCCTCGGGGTTCTCACGGGGCGTACGCATGTAGCGCTCCGTATAGATGGTGTCGTAGTAGCTCCAGTCCGTGACGGGGGCGACGGCGATCCCGAGCTTGAAGGTCGTACCGCCGTGGCAGAGGCTCATGAGCGTGTTGTACCCGCCGAAGCTCCAGCCCCATAGCGCTATGCGGCTACCGTCGACGTAGGGCAGCTGGCTGAGGCTCTTGGCAGCAGCGATCTGGTCGGCGCTCTCCTTCACTCCGAGGCGCAGGTAGGTGCACTTGCGCCACTCCTCCCCACGAGCCCCGGTGCCGCGCCCATCGACGCAGGCCACGATGAAGCCCTCGGCAGCGAGCACCTGCTCCCAGCCGTAGCCATAGCTGTCGAGTACCTGCTGCGAGTCGGGCCCGCTATACTGCACCATCAGCACGGGGTACTTCTTGCTGGCGTCGAAGCCTAGGGGCTTGACGATCCAGGCATTGAGTGACTGCCCCTCGGCATTGCGGACGGTGATAAACTCCTTAGGGGAGATGCGGTAGCCAGCGAGCTTGGAGCGCAGGGCGGCATTATCCTCGAGCATGCGCAGAGGCTTAGGCTTACCCGTAGCGTAGACGGCTGTCACGGTCGGGGTATGCGCGTTGTGGAAGGTGCTGATGTAGTAGGCGAAGTTCTGACTGAAGATGGCGTTATTCGTCCCCTCACCCCCATCGAGGCGCGTCTTGACCCCCTTGGGATCGATACGATAGACCGAGCGGCGCATGGGCGAGGCGTCGGCTGCCTGGTAGTACATATTGCCCGCGGCGTCGGCGCCATAGAAGTCCATCACGTCGTACTTACCCGAGGTGATCTGGCGCTGCAGTACGCCCTTGTCGCTATAGCTATAGAGGTGGCGGTAGCCGTCGCGCTCGCTGATGTAGACGAAGCCTCCTGGGACGAAGTGGCAGTGCTGGAGGAAGCGGCTATCCACGTAGGCCTTGTTGCGCTCCTCCAGGATGAGCTTCGGCAGGAGCGTCTTGTCATTGACGTAGTAGAGGCGGAAGTGGTTCTGCTGACGGTTGAGGCTAAAGACTGCGAGGTTGCCATCTCGCCCTACGAACTCGATGCGGGGGATGTAGTAGGGCTTGCTGTCGCCGAAGTTCAGCTGCTTCTTGGAGCGGTCCCCTACATTATATATATGTACCGAGACCTCCGAGTTGGGCGTCCCTGCCTTGGGATACTTGTAGGTATATAAGCTCGGGTACTGACGTGCCCCGTACATGGGCATGCTGTACTCCTCGACCTTGCTCTCGTCGGTACGCACGTAGGCTAGGTAGTTATTGTCCTCGCTCCAGGTGAGGAGCTTCGTTACCTCGAATTCCTCCTCATAGACCCAGTCCGTCGTGCCGTTCATCACCTTGTTGCGCGCGGCGTCACTGGTGACGGCGACCTCGGTGTCGTACTCGAACTTCTTGATGAAGATATTCCCCTCGCGTACGAAGGCGACCATACGCCCGTCGGGGCTAAAGGTCGGGATCATCACCTTGCCTCGGTGCTCACTCAGCGGCTCTACCCTATTGCGGCGCACATCATAGTGGTAGGCCTCTGCCGTCCAGGAGCGACGATAGACGGCCTTCTTGTCACGCAGCAGGAGGATGTGATGCCCCTGGGGCTCGAGGATATAGTCATCGAAGGTCTTGAACTCACACTCCCTAGCCTTATCTACACTGAAGAGCGTATCCACCAGCTGCCCCGTAGCGAAGCTGTAGCGCAGGATAGCCTTGTGCGCCTTATCCATCATCGTGTAGTGGAGGCCGTCGCTCATGGAGCGCATACCTCGGCCTGCGGAGCGCGAGGCGAAGGCTCCCGAATTGATCTCCTCAATGGTCATCGTACGCCCCCCCTGCTGTGCGGCCAGCGCTGTCGTCAGCGATAGGCCGAATAGCCCCAGGGCAAGTAGTGTTCCTTTCTTCATTAGGCTAGCTGCATTAGTAAGTATTGTCTCTAAGGCAAAGATACGAAAAAGCCTAGGAGCGACTCAGCGAAGGAACGCCCCTAGGCTATAGGCGATGGCGCTGACGAGCGGCCTAAGGTCTACCTATATATAGTAGGAATGCTTGGGCTCAGTGCCATAGTCAGCCTCCTCGCAAGGGATGGTCAGAGCGGCTCAGAGCTGCAGCACCGCCCAGAGGCGCGGCGTACGGTCGGTGTGGGAGCGGGCATAGGCCAGCACCGTATAGTGGTGCTCCGTCTGATAGTGGTCGCCCATCAAGGTCGCCGTCTCGAGCCGATCACTGCCCTCGGGGCGGTAGACGAACTGATACTCCTGATAACCTTGCTTCAGAGGAAGGGCTAGCTGGTAGCTGCGTGTAGCCGCATCATAGCGCAGCTCACGGCGCTCCAGCGGCATGTAGCGGAAGGCCTCTCCCTCGAGGTAGACCTGTCCCGCTAGCGGCTCGGGACACTGAAGGCGGAAGCGGAGCTCGTGGTAGTCCCCCTCGGTGGCAAGATCCCCTCGGAGCGTGGAGAGTAGCTGCAGCCCCTGCCGCTGCTCCTCATAGCTGAAGGGCTGCCCCCCGCGCGGTTGACGGGGATGAAGCTCTAGACCTAGCAGCCCCGAGGCAGAGCGGTAGCTAGCAGCTACCCCCTGGAAAGGCCCGCGATCCGAGCGATGCTCTACGCGGTAGTAGCCACTCCCAGCGGCGAAGCGTGCCGCGGCACTCCCTCGATAGCTCAGCCCGTCTGCTCCCTCGTCAGAGGGCGGACCAAGACGCTGGGCTGTCTCCCAGCGGCCGTCCTGGATGACAAAGAGCTGGAGGCCCTTCCCCAGCGCCGCTCGATCCGCTAGACCGAGCCCTCGCAGCTCGACCTCGACCTGCTGCAGGCCTCCGCGCAGCTCCCCCCAGGCATCGGGCGTCACACGCCCCTCCAGCCGCAGGTGCTGCTCATAGACCGAGAGAGGCACGCGCAGCAGGCTACGTTCCCCCGACTCATCGAGGATCTCAAGGAGATAGTTGCCCGAGCGGCGGAAGAGCTCCGCCCCGAGGGCGAGCTCGTAGTGCTGATAGGGCTGCAGCGTACCGACACTAGGGCGTGGCGGGGGCAGCTGATCGCTGTCCGCCCCGCTGAGGTACTCGGAGGCGTATAGCTCCGACGCCCTCCAGTCGGGCTCACAGAGGCGAAGGCGATAGCTCAGCAGCGGCGCCCCCTGCCCCCCGAGGAGGTCAAAGGAGAGCTGCAGCATCTCGCTCGAGCCTAGCCGCAGCAGGCAGAGCTGAGGAGAACTGTGTGGCGGCTGCCCCTCGAGCCCGCAGGTCACCGCCCCCACCTCGGGGGCAGCCCAAGCGGGAGCCTCAGGGGGCACCCCAGCCGAGAGGAGCGAGGGAGAGAGGAGCAGCAGCCCGAGGAGCACACTCCGTAGCGTCCCGAAGGAGATCATCCGCCGCTAGCCTGCGTACTCCTGCATCTTGCAGAGGTACTTGCCTACGATGTCGAACTCTAGATTGACCTCCGTCCCCGGCTGGATGTACTTGAAGTTGGTATGCTCATGCGTATAGGGGATGATGGCCACGCCGAAGGAGGTCTTCTCCGAGTCACAGACCGTGAGGCTCACCCCATTGACCGTGATGGAGCCCTTCTCCACCGTCATGTAGCCCTTGCGAGCGAGCGCTGCATCGGTGGCGTGCTCGAAGCGGTAGAGCCAGCTACCATCAGCCTCCGTGACGGAGACACAGCGCGCCTTCATATCCACGTGCCCCTGCACGATGTGCCCATCGAGGCGACCACCGAGCTGCATGCTGCGCTCGAGGTTGACATGGTCGCCGAGCTGGAGGCTCCCGAGGTTGGAGCGGTCGAGGGTCTCCTGAATGGCCGTGACGGTATAGCGCCCTTCGTCAAGCGCGACGACAGTGAGGCAGACGCCATTATGCGCCACGCTCTGATCGATCTTGAGCTCGCTGGCGAAGGGACAAGCGATGGTCAGATGGAGGTTCTCTCCCTCACGTACTAGCCCGACGACTTCGCCGCAGGCCTCTACAATACCTGAAAACATATGCTGAGTCTATATAAAGATGTATAGCCCGCCTCCATGGAGCCGACCGAGGCTCTCGAGGCTGGGCTATACAAAGGTAGTACATTAGGCACTATAGCGCCCACGAGGGCGTGCCCCTATGGTGGGGATGCCGCGGGGGCGACGAAGGGGGCGGCTACTTGGCGTTCTCGGCCTTGTAGTACACGCGCAGCTCCTCGAGGTCACGCTCTAGCTGCTTGCGCACCTTGGCGTAGGAGGGATCGTCGAAGACGTTGTGCAGCTCGTTGGGGTCTTTCTTCAGGTCGTAGAGCTCCCACTTGTCGATGTCGCCGTAGAAGTGCATGAGCTTGTAGCGCGTGTTGCGGATCCCGTAGTGGCGGCGTACGGCATGCTCCCCAGGGTACTCGTAGAAGTGGTAGTAGAGCGCCTTACGTCCGAGGTCGGGCTCCTTGCCATTCTTCAGGAGCAGCTTGCGCAGCGAGGTCCCCTGGATGTCCTCAGGGATAGGCAGGCCAGCCATATCGAGGAAGGTAGGCGCGTAGTCGATGTTCTGCACCATCGTCGTCACGTCTCCGCGCTTGTCGTAGCCCTTAGGTAGACGCATCACCAGCGGAGTGCGCAGCGACTCCTCGTACATGAAGCGCTTGTCGAACCACCCGTGCTCGCCCATGTAGAAGCCCTGGTCGGAGGTGTAGACGATGAGCGTGTTCTCGAGGAGATCATGCTCCTTGAGGTACTGCAGGACACGGCCGATGTTGCGGTCAAGCGAATTGATGACCTTGGCGTAGTCACGCATGTAGCGGTTGTACTTCCATACCGCCAGCTCGCGCCCCTGCGGTGGGTTGGCGAAGAAGGCACGGGACATAGGCTCGTAGAGGCTATCGAACTTCGCCTTGACATCCGACTGGAGATCGCCGTAGATGTCCCTGATGTAGTAGCGTCCGAGGCCCGAGGGCTTGGGGTTGGTACGCATCTTCAGGTCATAGGTGATATCCATGTCCTTGAGGATATTCATCTGCTGCGCCGCTGCGGCAGGACGCCCCGCGTAGTCGTCATCGAAGGTCTCGGGCGTGGGGAAGGTCCTATCCTCATAGGCATTGAGGTCGACGGTATCAGCCATCCAGCAGCGGTGAGCCGCCTTGTGATGGATGAAGAGGGCGAAGGGCTTCGTCTTGTCGCGCTGCTCCAGCCAGTCGAGGCTCATGTCGGTGATGATATTGGTGACGTAGCCATGATAGCGTACGCGCTCCGTCTCCTTGGCATCCTGTCCGTCTGGGAGGCTGTAGCCCTTATTGAGGTGCATGCCCTTAGGCACGATGAAGTAGGGGTTGTAGTAGTCGCCCTGCCCTGGGAGGATCGCCCAGTGGTCGAAGCCCTGAGGGATGCCGTCGAGGTGGATCTTGCCTATCATCGCCGTCTGGTAGCCACCGGCACGCAGCAGCTTGGGCAGGGTCTGCTGGCTCTGGTCGAACTGGTGCGAGGTCTCGTTGTTGATCTTGCCATTCATGTGGCTGTGCTTCCCCGTGAGCATGCAGGCACGGCTGGGCCCCGAGATGGAGTTTGCCACGAAGCTCTCGGTGAAGCGCACGCCCTCACGCGCGATCGCGTCTATATTAGGAGTGGAGATGTAGCGCTTGTCGTAGGCGCTGATCATCTGATAGGCGTGGTCGTCCGACATGATGTAGACGATGTTGAGGGGGCGTGTGGCTGGTGCGGCCTTGGCTGCAGGGTGCTGCGCCTGAGCTACTCCTCCTACGGCGGCGAGGGTGCCCGCTACGCAGAGGATCTTCCGACTGTCCATGTAGTAGTCTTTTCTGGTGGGTGCTTATAAAGTTAGGTACGGAGGCGCGACCTCCGAGACAAAGGTAAGGATAATTGGCTGATAGGCGAAGCTCTGCCGCGAGGAAGGAGCTGCGCCCTCAGCCCCTGTAGCTCAGCTGACCTCGATCACCCTTCAAAGTCCCTCACGCCCCAGGTCACGCCGCTGGATCGCCGACTCCCAAGCCTCCCCCTATACACACGAGCGAAGCCCCTCTCCTTAGGCTAGGCCTAGGGGCATCCCGTCCTGTGCACGGTCAGGTGCCAGGGGTAATGAAGCCGAAGCCGTGGAGCGACAAAGCCAAGCGCCTCAAGGGACAGAGCTCAGACCCTAGGGGGACGAAGCTGACAGCCTAGGGGGAGGGAGAAAAGTAATATTATATTCCACCAAATGTTATATAACATCTCGCCGAATATTATATAAGAATCAGCAGGATATTATATAAGAATTGCCGAGATATTATATAAGAAATCTTGCACCCCCATAGGGAGGAGCTCGCCCACTCACTAGGGAGAGCACCCTTCTGCCTAGACGAAGCGCCCAGCGAGCGCCGCGCGAGCAGGCAGCTCCACTACAGGCTGAGCGCATAGATTTGCGTATCTTTGCGCCCAGCAGATGTGTATTCTGGAGTCCTCAATGATCATGATTAGAAGATCGTACCCCGTCGGTGCCCTCCTTGCGCTAGTCGCCTTCACCCCTCTAGCAGCCCAAAATGGCGAGTCCCCGAGCCGCGGACAAGGCCTCAACGTCCATGTGCTGGACAGCCTCCTCACCCAGGACGACCCGAGCTACTTCACCCCCCGCACGAGCCTTAGCCCCGAGCTGGAGCAGCGTCTACAAGCTGCCCCCAGCCTAGGTCAGCTCCTCTTGAGCTACTACCGTCAGGGAGGCTTGCCCCCGACGAACTATTATTCGCCCCTAGTGGCGCAGCTGCTGCTCCCCCGCCCCTGGGCCTCGGTGAGCCGTACGCCCCTGGGCCTCAGCTCCCAGCCCCAGCCGTCTGCAGCCCTCAGCATCCTCGCCCCCACAGAGGAGCAGCTGACGCGCCTCACGGGCTCCCCCAGCCCCTTCGACCTCACGAGCCCCCAGCTCAGCCCAGGCTACGGCCTTGGCCTCGCCCTACGCCGTGACTATCTCCGTCAGCTGGAGCTACGCCACCCCGAGTACTTCGCCAGTAGCAGCCCCGCCTCCACCCTTGCCCTAGCACGCCCGAGCGACTCGACCTCTGAGCGCCTCCTAGAGAGCTACACCAAGGAGAGCAAGCTGAAGAAGATCGACCTCCCCCAGCAGCGCAACTACGGCGACCTGCAGGAGCGCCACTGGCTCCCTGGGCTGGAGAGCAGCATCCAGTTCTCGCAGAACCAAGTCTCG harbors:
- a CDS encoding riboflavin synthase; this translates as MFSGIVEACGEVVGLVREGENLHLTIACPFASELKIDQSVAHNGVCLTVVALDEGRYTVTAIQETLDRSNLGSLQLGDHVNLERSMQLGGRLDGHIVQGHVDMKARCVSVTEADGSWLYRFEHATDAALARKGYMTVEKGSITVNGVSLTVCDSEKTSFGVAIIPYTHEHTNFKYIQPGTEVNLEFDIVGKYLCKMQEYAG
- the lipA gene encoding lipoyl synthase — encoded protein: MQQETAAPKARNVVRVRKPEWLKIRLGDNATFTDTKQTIEGHGLNTICHSGRCPNQGECWSAGTATFMIGGAVCTRACRFCNTLSGKNPAALDPLEPLKVAQSIKKMELRHAVITSVDRDDLPDYGAQHWVETIEAIKRTTPEVTIEVLIPDFNGHLDLVDKIIACQPKIISHNLETIRRLTPEVRHVATYETSLSVLERIAASGIPAKTGIMLGLGETEDEVLELMDDARARGVSIMTIGQYLQPTRRHLPVVEYIHPKQFARLRTLGLEKGLRHIESGPLVRSSYHAERHVLD
- a CDS encoding S9 family peptidase, giving the protein MKKGTLLALGLFGLSLTTALAAQQGGRTMTIEEINSGAFASRSAGRGMRSMSDGLHYTMMDKAHKAILRYSFATGQLVDTLFSVDKARECEFKTFDDYILEPQGHHILLLRDKKAVYRRSWTAEAYHYDVRRNRVEPLSEHRGKVMIPTFSPDGRMVAFVREGNIFIKKFEYDTEVAVTSDAARNKVMNGTTDWVYEEEFEVTKLLTWSEDNNYLAYVRTDESKVEEYSMPMYGARQYPSLYTYKYPKAGTPNSEVSVHIYNVGDRSKKQLNFGDSKPYYIPRIEFVGRDGNLAVFSLNRQQNHFRLYYVNDKTLLPKLILEERNKAYVDSRFLQHCHFVPGGFVYISERDGYRHLYSYSDKGVLQRQITSGKYDVMDFYGADAAGNMYYQAADASPMRRSVYRIDPKGVKTRLDGGEGTNNAIFSQNFAYYISTFHNAHTPTVTAVYATGKPKPLRMLEDNAALRSKLAGYRISPKEFITVRNAEGQSLNAWIVKPLGFDASKKYPVLMVQYSGPDSQQVLDSYGYGWEQVLAAEGFIVACVDGRGTGARGEEWRKCTYLRLGVKESADQIAAAKSLSQLPYVDGSRIALWGWSFGGYNTLMSLCHGGTTFKLGIAVAPVTDWSYYDTIYTERYMRTPRENPEGYKASSVLEVAANLRSRLLLIHGSADDNVHVQNAMDVAERFVQADLPFDMAIYTDKNHSIYGGKTRDHLYKKMISYLKAHL
- a CDS encoding type IX secretion system plug protein domain-containing protein; amino-acid sequence: MISFGTLRSVLLGLLLLSPSLLSAGVPPEAPAWAAPEVGAVTCGLEGQPPHSSPQLCLLRLGSSEMLQLSFDLLGGQGAPLLSYRLRLCEPDWRASELYASEYLSGADSDQLPPPRPSVGTLQPYQHYELALGAELFRRSGNYLLEILDESGERSLLRVPLSVYEQHLRLEGRVTPDAWGELRGGLQQVEVELRGLGLADRAALGKGLQLFVIQDGRWETAQRLGPPSDEGADGLSYRGSAAARFAAGSGYYRVEHRSDRGPFQGVAASYRSASGLLGLELHPRQPRGGQPFSYEEQRQGLQLLSTLRGDLATEGDYHELRFRLQCPEPLAGQVYLEGEAFRYMPLERRELRYDAATRSYQLALPLKQGYQEYQFVYRPEGSDRLETATLMGDHYQTEHHYTVLAYARSHTDRTPRLWAVLQL
- a CDS encoding sulfatase, whose translation is MDSRKILCVAGTLAAVGGVAQAQHPAAKAAPATRPLNIVYIMSDDHAYQMISAYDKRYISTPNIDAIAREGVRFTESFVANSISGPSRACMLTGKHSHMNGKINNETSHQFDQSQQTLPKLLRAGGYQTAMIGKIHLDGIPQGFDHWAILPGQGDYYNPYFIVPKGMHLNKGYSLPDGQDAKETERVRYHGYVTNIITDMSLDWLEQRDKTKPFALFIHHKAAHRCWMADTVDLNAYEDRTFPTPETFDDDYAGRPAAAAQQMNILKDMDITYDLKMRTNPKPSGLGRYYIRDIYGDLQSDVKAKFDSLYEPMSRAFFANPPQGRELAVWKYNRYMRDYAKVINSLDRNIGRVLQYLKEHDLLENTLIVYTSDQGFYMGEHGWFDKRFMYEESLRTPLVMRLPKGYDKRGDVTTMVQNIDYAPTFLDMAGLPIPEDIQGTSLRKLLLKNGKEPDLGRKALYYHFYEYPGEHAVRRHYGIRNTRYKLMHFYGDIDKWELYDLKKDPNELHNVFDDPSYAKVRKQLERDLEELRVYYKAENAK